The Pseudolabrys sp. FHR47 genome contains a region encoding:
- a CDS encoding CaiB/BaiF CoA-transferase family protein, whose protein sequence is MPGNLSHIKVLDLSRVFAGPWAAQMLADLGADVIKVEHVKGGDDVRRMGVPHLGPDGEPTGETSSFLAMNRGKKSIAIDMGTPEGQALILQLIDCADVLIENFKVGNLARFGLNYQSVAARNPRLVYCSITGFGQTGPLSHLPGYDPIFQAMSGVLSMTGVADGKPGAGPTLVGYSISDITAGLYAVVGILAALNHRDTHSGEGQFIDIALLDTQIHAASHMATNYLSSGKLPRRNGTASQITCPWQSFDCADRPIMIAVGNDTQFRRFVELLGRPELADDPRFTSNLERVRNADALIPILAERLKTDTADNWYAALDKVGVPSGPLNTFEDVFAHPQVQHRELLQSVEHTKAGTVRVVANPIRFSATETGTKLPPPVFAEHTDDVLRNVLGLSADEIATLRAKGAVR, encoded by the coding sequence GTGCCGGGTAACCTGTCGCACATCAAGGTGCTCGATCTCAGCCGGGTCTTCGCCGGGCCCTGGGCGGCGCAGATGCTGGCCGATCTCGGCGCGGACGTCATCAAGGTCGAACACGTCAAGGGCGGTGACGACGTGCGCCGCATGGGCGTGCCGCATCTCGGCCCCGACGGCGAGCCGACCGGCGAGACCTCGTCCTTCCTGGCGATGAACCGCGGTAAGAAGTCGATCGCCATCGACATGGGCACGCCCGAAGGCCAGGCGCTGATCCTTCAACTCATTGACTGCGCCGACGTGCTGATCGAGAACTTCAAGGTCGGCAACCTCGCCCGCTTTGGCCTAAATTATCAATCCGTGGCGGCGCGCAATCCCCGCCTCGTCTATTGCTCCATCACCGGCTTCGGCCAGACCGGTCCCTTAAGTCACCTGCCCGGCTACGATCCGATCTTTCAGGCGATGAGCGGCGTGCTCAGCATGACCGGCGTCGCCGACGGCAAACCGGGCGCTGGCCCCACCCTGGTCGGCTATTCGATCTCCGACATCACCGCCGGGCTCTATGCCGTCGTGGGCATCCTCGCCGCGCTCAATCACCGCGACACCCATTCGGGCGAGGGCCAGTTCATCGACATTGCCCTGCTCGACACGCAGATTCATGCCGCCTCGCACATGGCGACCAATTATCTGTCGTCCGGCAAGCTGCCGCGGCGCAACGGCACCGCCTCGCAGATCACCTGCCCCTGGCAGAGCTTCGACTGCGCCGACAGGCCGATCATGATCGCGGTCGGCAATGACACGCAGTTCCGCCGCTTCGTCGAGCTGCTCGGTCGGCCGGAGCTCGCCGACGATCCGCGCTTCACGTCCAACCTCGAGCGCGTGCGCAATGCCGACGCGCTGATCCCGATCCTGGCCGAGCGCCTGAAGACCGACACCGCCGACAACTGGTACGCCGCGCTCGACAAGGTCGGCGTACCGAGCGGTCCGCTCAACACCTTCGAGGACGTGTTCGCGCACCCGCAGGTGCAACACCGCGAATTGCTGCAAAGCGTTGAGCACACGAAGGCTGGCACCGTGCGCGTCGTCGCCAATCCAATCCGCTTTTCCGCTACCGAGACCGGCACCAAGCTGCCGCCGCCGGTTTTCGCCGAGCACACCGACGATGTGCTGCGCAACGTCCTCGGCCTGTCGGCCGACGAGATCGCGACGTTGCGCGCCAAAGGCGCGGTCCGTTAA
- a CDS encoding fumarate hydratase C-terminal domain-containing protein, with protein sequence MSGMVEHDLKLPLSDADVRALKVGDIVYVSGEIHSTAGIPTHKRMLECLARGEALPFDLKGGALFHLGSYNIEDADGGLKILYINPTTSTRFNDLMPQLIPALGLRLTGGKGGLDARSAQAMKDAGCVYLSFLGGGAPILTDAIKRVTGIGWRDMISHYRLVRIEVERLGPLTVAIDAHGNSVYDDTIKAIQDKRASILAELRADRERA encoded by the coding sequence ATGAGCGGCATGGTCGAGCACGATCTCAAGCTGCCGCTGTCCGACGCCGATGTGCGCGCGCTCAAGGTCGGCGACATTGTTTATGTCAGCGGCGAAATCCACAGCACGGCCGGCATTCCGACGCACAAACGCATGCTCGAATGCCTCGCACGCGGCGAGGCGCTGCCGTTCGATCTCAAAGGCGGCGCGCTGTTCCACCTCGGCAGCTACAATATCGAGGACGCCGATGGCGGCCTCAAGATTCTGTATATCAACCCAACCACCAGCACGCGTTTCAATGACCTGATGCCGCAACTGATCCCGGCGCTCGGCTTGCGCCTGACCGGCGGCAAAGGCGGGCTCGACGCCCGGTCGGCACAGGCGATGAAGGATGCGGGCTGCGTCTATCTGTCGTTCCTCGGCGGCGGCGCGCCGATCCTAACCGACGCGATCAAGCGCGTCACCGGCATCGGCTGGCGCGACATGATCTCGCATTATCGTCTGGTGCGGATCGAGGTCGAACGGCTGGGACCGCTCACGGTCGCCATCGATGCCCATGGCAACAGCGTCTATGACGACACCATCAAGGCGATACAGGACAAGCGCGCTTCGATCCTGGCCGAATTGCGCGCCGATCGCGAGCGCGCTTAA
- a CDS encoding fumarate hydratase produces MPITDAMVRQAAEDLYSWALRKVPDDTKAALARAMEKETKEAARQTLLLQLRSAELAEKRDTFVCSDSGVPVYFVKIGSAAPLQCDFPAAIRQGYEHLVETIDPPILKHVTNPLTLERGYHGKDMPIVSYDFESGLDYVEMTCSPKALGSGRWAALQLFTFPTLEEIETYILDVAITAGAQHCPPVVMGVGIGGTFDHCASLAKKQTLRPLGTVNTDATLAAMEERLTRAVNKLGVGPMGTGGDTTVLGVHIDYASGHGFTPVAVCFNCWINRRTRARLYGDGRIERME; encoded by the coding sequence ATGCCGATCACTGACGCCATGGTCCGGCAGGCCGCCGAGGACCTCTATTCCTGGGCGCTGCGCAAGGTGCCGGACGACACCAAGGCGGCCCTGGCGCGGGCCATGGAGAAGGAGACCAAGGAAGCGGCGCGGCAGACTTTGTTGCTGCAACTGCGCAGCGCCGAACTGGCCGAAAAGCGCGACACTTTCGTCTGCTCCGACAGCGGCGTTCCGGTCTATTTCGTCAAGATCGGCAGTGCCGCGCCGCTGCAATGCGACTTTCCGGCGGCGATCCGCCAGGGCTACGAGCATCTGGTCGAGACCATCGACCCGCCGATCCTCAAGCATGTCACCAACCCGCTGACCCTGGAGCGTGGGTATCACGGCAAAGACATGCCGATCGTCAGCTACGACTTCGAGAGCGGCCTGGATTACGTCGAAATGACGTGTTCTCCCAAGGCGCTCGGCTCGGGGCGCTGGGCGGCCTTGCAATTGTTCACTTTTCCGACGCTGGAAGAAATAGAGACCTACATCCTCGACGTCGCAATCACCGCCGGCGCGCAGCATTGCCCGCCGGTGGTGATGGGCGTCGGCATAGGCGGTACGTTCGATCATTGTGCTTCACTTGCTAAGAAGCAGACCTTGCGGCCACTCGGCACCGTGAATACCGATGCAACCTTGGCGGCAATGGAGGAGCGGCTGACCCGCGCCGTCAACAAGCTCGGCGTCGGGCCGATGGGCACCGGCGGCGACACCACGGTGCTCGGCGTGCACATCGATTATGCCTCCGGCCACGGCTTCACGCCGGTGGCGGTGTGCTTCAATTGCTGGATCAACCGCCGCACCCGCGCCAGGCTCTACGGCGATGGCCGCATCGAGCGCATGGAGTGA
- a CDS encoding flavin reductase family protein, with amino-acid sequence MFYDPRSEPHGLPHNPWNALISPRPIGWISTVSTDGVANLAPYSFFNAVSGSPPFVMFSSTPRKHSLANIEATGEFVVNVVSLDLCKQMNQSSAVYPPEVDEFERVGLAKAPCRNVKPPRVAAAPAAIECILYQTIPLRPKSGLPSATTIVIGEVVGIHIDDAILTNGLVDTRRLKPVARLGYMDYSVTEEIFEMLRPDFQFAGRPNADH; translated from the coding sequence ATGTTCTACGACCCGCGCAGCGAGCCGCACGGACTGCCGCACAATCCGTGGAATGCGCTGATCTCGCCGCGGCCCATCGGCTGGATCTCGACCGTGTCGACCGACGGCGTCGCCAATCTGGCGCCGTACTCGTTCTTCAACGCCGTCTCCGGCAGCCCGCCTTTCGTGATGTTTTCATCGACGCCGCGCAAGCATTCGCTGGCCAATATCGAGGCGACCGGCGAATTCGTCGTCAATGTCGTCAGTTTGGATCTCTGCAAGCAGATGAACCAGAGTTCGGCGGTCTATCCGCCGGAGGTTGACGAGTTCGAGCGGGTGGGGCTGGCCAAGGCGCCGTGCCGTAACGTGAAGCCGCCACGCGTCGCCGCGGCGCCGGCGGCGATCGAGTGCATTCTTTATCAGACCATCCCGCTCAGGCCGAAGAGCGGCTTGCCGTCGGCGACGACGATCGTGATCGGCGAGGTCGTCGGCATCCATATCGACGATGCCATCCTCACCAATGGCCTGGTCGACACGCGGCGCCTGAAGCCCGTGGCCCGGCTCGGCTACATGGATTACTCGGTCACCGAAGAAATCTTCGAAATGCTGCGTCCCGATTTTCAGTTCGCCGGGAGGCCCAATGCCGATCACTGA
- a CDS encoding ABC transporter ATP-binding protein gives MLKLEHLTKVYAALPNEYAGGIRDANIDLAPGTFFTLLGPSGCGKTTTLRCIAGLETPDTGRITVDGRPLFDSDRGISVPLHRRNIGMVFQSYAIWPHMSVFENVSFPMRVSKTQRYSTAEIAKAVDEALESVGLGGYAKRSATQLSGGQQQRVALARAIVHRPKLLLLDEPLSNLDAALREDMRTELKRLQRELGVTAVYVTHDQSEALAMSDTIAVIAKGRMMQVGSPRDIYFRPANEFVASFIGHTNILRGRLDGVGNSVELEGGGTLRCRTDGEAGPDVAISIRPEDIVLQKAAPQNGETMNVLPGVVTAASFLGNVVHYEIKTRNAGSTFRVEGEPATPFDTGAEVVMSFRPEDTLAVPRS, from the coding sequence ATGCTGAAGCTTGAGCACCTCACCAAGGTCTATGCGGCGCTGCCCAACGAATATGCCGGCGGTATTCGCGACGCCAATATCGACCTGGCGCCGGGCACGTTCTTCACGCTGCTCGGGCCGTCTGGCTGCGGCAAGACCACGACCTTGCGCTGCATCGCGGGTCTGGAAACGCCCGATACCGGCCGCATCACCGTCGATGGCCGGCCGCTGTTCGACAGCGATCGCGGCATCTCGGTGCCGCTGCACCGGCGCAACATCGGCATGGTGTTCCAGTCCTACGCCATCTGGCCGCATATGAGCGTGTTCGAGAATGTGTCGTTCCCGATGCGCGTGTCGAAGACTCAGCGTTACTCGACGGCGGAAATCGCCAAGGCGGTGGACGAAGCCTTGGAGAGCGTTGGTCTCGGCGGCTATGCCAAGCGCTCGGCGACGCAGCTCTCCGGCGGCCAACAGCAGCGCGTCGCGCTCGCCCGCGCCATCGTGCACCGCCCGAAACTGCTGCTGCTCGACGAGCCGCTGTCCAATCTCGACGCCGCGCTGCGCGAAGACATGCGCACTGAATTGAAGCGCCTGCAGCGCGAGCTCGGCGTCACAGCGGTCTATGTGACGCACGATCAGTCGGAAGCGCTGGCGATGTCCGACACCATCGCCGTCATCGCCAAGGGCCGCATGATGCAGGTCGGCTCGCCGCGCGACATCTATTTCCGCCCGGCCAACGAGTTCGTCGCCAGCTTCATCGGCCATACCAACATCCTGCGCGGCCGCCTCGATGGCGTCGGCAACTCTGTCGAGCTGGAAGGCGGCGGCACCTTGCGCTGCCGCACGGACGGCGAAGCCGGCCCCGACGTCGCCATCTCGATCCGTCCGGAAGATATCGTCTTGCAGAAGGCGGCGCCGCAGAACGGCGAGACCATGAATGTGCTACCCGGCGTGGTGACGGCCGCGAGCTTCCTGGGCAATGTCGTGCATTATGAGATCAAGACGCGCAATGCCGGCAGCACCTTCCGCGTCGAAGGCGAGCCGGCGACGCCGTTCGACACCGGCGCCGAGGTGGTGATGTCGTTCCGCCCGGAAGACACGCTCGCCGTTCCGCGTAGCTGA
- a CDS encoding iron ABC transporter permease: MSQTAVLAWVLGIILAVLVLPPAIILIMRSVAVTNADATVGGFTLEHFARFIHSPELLRTLSNSLIFAVCSTIIGLLFGGTLAWLVERTNTRFKGLAYVTTIISMGTPYILYVSAWLFLLGRSGPFNDLYRQLTGSFRPLFDPYSLGGMILIEGFLWSPLVFLLMSSTFRAANAEMEEAARMSGATVFRTIWTISIKMAKPAILALALFVFIRAIEAFEVPILVGHPGKVNVLTTEVYQSIKETIPPDLGYASAYSVVLLAVVAVLLHFYNRLSRNAGRYSTVTGKGYRPRQFDLGGYRWIGDLLVLFNFCIVLLLPLMALLWLSLLPYMRAMSFAAISNFSLANYVTVLTSDYYRTLAANTLAVGAVAATLGMILSFFVGWLSARRRPGGQILDQLATVPLVFPGVVMGVAFLMILLNVPLPIYGTIWALIIAYVVRYLPYGLRYTYTGVLQIHKELEEAAGASGATPMQALRRIIAPLLSPAIISGWLFIFLIATKELAVAVLLAGPSSQVVAVGMYDLWVNGQGGELAAFGLIWAAVMALVASAFYFVAEKSGRGGIQ, from the coding sequence ATGAGCCAGACGGCCGTGCTCGCTTGGGTACTCGGCATCATTCTCGCCGTGCTGGTGCTGCCGCCGGCGATCATCCTCATCATGCGCTCGGTCGCGGTCACCAATGCCGACGCCACCGTGGGCGGCTTCACGCTCGAGCATTTTGCGCGCTTCATCCACAGTCCGGAACTGCTGCGCACCTTGTCGAACTCGCTGATCTTCGCGGTGTGTTCGACCATCATCGGTTTGCTCTTCGGGGGTACCTTGGCCTGGCTGGTCGAGCGCACCAATACGCGCTTCAAGGGTCTGGCTTATGTCACCACCATCATCTCGATGGGTACGCCCTATATCCTCTATGTCAGCGCCTGGCTGTTCCTGCTCGGCCGCTCGGGGCCGTTCAACGATCTCTATCGCCAGCTCACCGGCAGCTTCCGGCCGCTGTTCGATCCGTATTCGCTCGGCGGCATGATCCTGATCGAAGGCTTCCTCTGGTCCCCGCTGGTGTTCCTGCTGATGTCTTCGACGTTCCGCGCTGCCAATGCGGAAATGGAAGAAGCGGCGCGCATGAGCGGCGCCACCGTCTTCCGTACCATCTGGACGATCTCGATCAAGATGGCCAAGCCCGCGATTCTGGCGCTGGCGCTGTTCGTCTTTATCCGCGCCATCGAGGCTTTCGAGGTGCCGATCCTGGTCGGGCACCCCGGCAAGGTGAACGTGCTGACCACGGAAGTCTATCAGTCGATCAAGGAAACGATCCCGCCGGATCTCGGCTATGCCAGCGCCTATTCGGTGGTGCTGCTGGCGGTCGTCGCCGTGCTGCTGCACTTTTACAATCGCCTGTCGCGCAACGCCGGCCGCTACTCGACCGTCACCGGCAAGGGTTACCGGCCGCGGCAGTTCGATCTTGGCGGCTATCGCTGGATCGGCGACCTGCTGGTGCTGTTCAACTTCTGCATCGTGCTGTTGCTGCCGCTGATGGCGCTGCTGTGGCTGTCGCTCTTGCCCTACATGCGCGCCATGAGCTTCGCCGCGATCAGCAATTTCAGCCTGGCGAACTACGTCACGGTGCTAACCTCGGATTACTACCGCACTCTGGCGGCGAACACGCTCGCCGTCGGCGCGGTCGCCGCGACGCTCGGCATGATCCTGTCGTTCTTCGTCGGCTGGCTGAGCGCGCGGCGCCGGCCCGGCGGCCAGATTCTCGATCAGCTCGCCACCGTGCCTCTGGTGTTTCCCGGCGTCGTCATGGGCGTCGCCTTCTTGATGATCCTGCTCAACGTGCCGCTGCCGATCTACGGCACCATCTGGGCGCTGATTATCGCCTATGTCGTGCGTTATCTGCCTTACGGCCTGCGCTACACCTACACGGGCGTGTTGCAGATACACAAAGAACTCGAGGAAGCCGCTGGCGCCAGCGGCGCGACGCCGATGCAGGCGTTGCGGCGGATCATCGCGCCGCTGTTGTCGCCAGCGATCATTTCCGGCTGGCTGTTCATCTTCCTCATCGCGACCAAGGAGCTCGCCGTCGCCGTGCTGCTGGCCGGACCGAGCTCGCAAGTGGTCGCCGTCGGCATGTACGATCTGTGGGTCAACGGGCAGGGCGGTGAGCTTGCGGCCTTCGGCCTGATCTGGGCGGCGGTCATGGCGCTGGTCGCGTCGGCCTTCTACTTCGTCGCCGAGAAGAGTGGCCGCGGCGGCATCCAGTGA
- a CDS encoding ABC transporter substrate-binding protein, with translation MIDRRQVTLGLAAAAATAATGPFGLGRASAASPELVAAAEKEGKVVWYTTMIVNQAVRPIADAFMKKYPKIKVEFTRAGSGDTALKIINEHQAGRMMGDVFDGTATFSSVMPAGAVQPYKAAEAAAYPDELKDPDGYWTALNLYFLTAAYNTSLVKPDQVPKNFDDLLDPKWKGQMVWSTVPEPVAAPGFLGNMLQIKGDKAGMEYIDKLAAQKITNMSSSQRTVLDRVIVGDFPLGLMVFNHHVEISKAKGAPIEWLHMEPLVSAASLLGLIKGGPNPNAGKLLIEYMLSEEGQKVLAGTSYLPAHPKVQATIPTLLPTGPKPFKYTLMSPKIVDANLKTWIKLLNEKFA, from the coding sequence TTGATCGATCGCCGCCAGGTTACATTGGGTCTTGCTGCCGCCGCCGCGACCGCGGCCACCGGCCCGTTCGGGCTGGGTCGCGCCAGCGCCGCCAGCCCCGAACTCGTCGCCGCCGCCGAGAAGGAAGGCAAGGTCGTCTGGTACACGACGATGATCGTGAACCAGGCCGTGCGTCCGATCGCCGACGCGTTCATGAAGAAGTATCCGAAGATCAAGGTCGAGTTTACGCGCGCCGGCAGCGGCGACACGGCGCTCAAGATCATCAACGAACATCAAGCCGGCCGCATGATGGGCGACGTGTTTGACGGCACCGCGACGTTTTCGTCGGTCATGCCGGCGGGCGCGGTACAACCTTACAAGGCGGCGGAAGCGGCAGCCTATCCGGATGAGTTGAAAGATCCGGACGGTTATTGGACCGCGCTCAATCTCTATTTCCTCACCGCCGCCTACAACACCAGTCTGGTCAAGCCGGACCAGGTGCCGAAGAACTTTGACGATCTGCTCGATCCGAAATGGAAGGGCCAGATGGTGTGGTCCACGGTGCCGGAGCCGGTCGCCGCGCCGGGCTTCCTCGGCAACATGCTGCAGATCAAGGGCGACAAGGCCGGCATGGAATACATCGACAAGCTGGCGGCGCAGAAGATCACCAACATGTCGTCGTCGCAACGCACCGTGCTCGACCGCGTCATCGTAGGCGACTTCCCGCTCGGCTTGATGGTGTTCAACCATCATGTCGAGATATCCAAGGCCAAGGGCGCGCCGATCGAGTGGCTGCATATGGAGCCGCTGGTGAGCGCCGCGAGTCTTCTCGGCCTCATCAAGGGCGGTCCCAATCCGAACGCCGGCAAGCTGCTGATCGAATACATGCTGTCGGAGGAGGGTCAGAAGGTGCTCGCCGGTACCAGCTATCTGCCGGCGCATCCCAAGGTGCAGGCCACGATCCCGACCCTGCTGCCGACCGGACCGAAGCCGTTCAAATACACGCTGATGTCGCCGAAGATTGTCGACGCCAACCTCAAGACCTGGATCAAGCTGCTCAACGAGAAGTTCGCCTGA
- a CDS encoding MBL fold metallo-hydrolase: MIRSWQIGEAMVVGLTEYFGPVHVPSLLFPAMDHDVLRGLRSQFEGVHWFESVDRLVIGFQIWILHHAGRVILIDTGVGNHKSRTTPRANKLNTVVPAWLAAADAGPDQVTDVVMTHLHSDHVGWNTQLDGERWVPTFPKATYHIPKDDYAWFREFNLSGRAKDGGSFYDSVEPVVEAGLARFVSPGDRIAGCLDAVAAFGHTPGHLNYWLQSGGRSAVFAGDVLHHPVQVYRPAWNTVVDIQPEIAAVTRAAFLERVADSGSLVMPCHFGPPNCGFIRRDGDGYAFTPAGGELSSGLAAQDPWSRHAA, translated from the coding sequence GTGATCCGCTCCTGGCAGATCGGCGAGGCGATGGTCGTCGGCCTGACCGAATATTTCGGTCCGGTCCACGTGCCGAGCCTGCTGTTTCCGGCCATGGATCACGACGTGCTGCGCGGCTTGCGCAGCCAGTTCGAAGGCGTGCACTGGTTCGAGAGCGTCGATCGCCTGGTGATCGGCTTCCAGATCTGGATACTGCATCACGCCGGCCGCGTTATTCTGATCGACACCGGCGTCGGCAATCACAAGTCGCGCACGACGCCGCGCGCCAACAAGCTCAACACGGTGGTGCCGGCTTGGCTGGCCGCCGCCGACGCCGGTCCGGATCAGGTGACCGATGTGGTCATGACCCATCTGCACAGCGATCACGTCGGCTGGAACACGCAGCTCGATGGCGAGCGCTGGGTGCCGACGTTTCCGAAGGCGACCTATCACATCCCGAAGGACGACTATGCCTGGTTTCGCGAGTTCAATCTTAGCGGCAGGGCCAAGGACGGCGGCTCGTTTTACGACAGCGTCGAGCCGGTGGTGGAAGCGGGCCTTGCGCGCTTCGTGTCGCCGGGCGACCGCATCGCCGGCTGCCTCGATGCCGTGGCGGCCTTTGGTCACACGCCGGGGCACCTGAACTACTGGCTGCAATCCGGCGGACGGAGCGCGGTGTTCGCCGGCGACGTGCTGCATCACCCGGTGCAGGTTTATCGCCCGGCGTGGAATACGGTGGTCGATATCCAGCCGGAGATCGCCGCGGTGACGCGTGCCGCGTTTCTCGAACGGGTTGCCGACAGCGGCAGCTTGGTCATGCCTTGTCATTTCGGGCCGCCGAATTGCGGTTTCATCCGCCGCGACGGCGATGGCTATGCCTTCACACCGGCCGGAGGCGAGCTCTCATCCGGATTGGCGGCGCAAGACCCGTGGTCGCGCCATGCCGCTTGA
- a CDS encoding 3-keto-5-aminohexanoate cleavage protein, whose product MSAETIITCAVTGSSLTPSMSPYLPITPEQIAKDSIDAVAAGASVVHLHARDPNDGRPTNDLSVWKEFVPAIRAKCDGIINMSASRGATADERLSAVLPLRPEIATVIVGSMNYGRFRKAEDQKAIEFKYQWERDLLSGPDAYEVVTSNTFGKIGRMIDMLIDADIAMEFECYDVGHLYILDYHLQSKNVKKPIIVQFLTGILGGIPSEVDHLVHLRQTSERLFGRDCILFTHGTGTRNMRAAATGALMGTHVRVGQEDNLFDRPGVLFKSNAAQVEKVSRILNDLNCKIATPASARKILGLGERVALS is encoded by the coding sequence GTGAGCGCTGAAACGATCATCACTTGTGCGGTCACCGGGTCGAGCCTCACGCCCTCGATGTCACCTTATCTGCCGATCACGCCGGAGCAGATCGCGAAAGATTCAATCGACGCCGTGGCCGCCGGCGCTTCGGTCGTGCACCTGCACGCCCGCGATCCGAACGACGGCCGGCCGACCAACGATCTTTCGGTGTGGAAGGAGTTCGTGCCGGCAATCCGCGCCAAATGCGATGGCATCATCAACATGTCGGCGTCGCGCGGCGCTACCGCCGATGAGCGCCTGTCGGCGGTGCTGCCACTGCGGCCCGAGATTGCCACGGTGATCGTCGGCTCGATGAATTACGGCCGCTTCCGCAAGGCCGAAGATCAGAAGGCCATCGAGTTCAAATATCAGTGGGAGCGCGATCTGCTCAGCGGCCCGGACGCCTACGAAGTCGTGACCTCGAACACTTTCGGCAAGATCGGCCGCATGATCGACATGCTGATCGACGCCGACATCGCCATGGAATTCGAGTGCTACGACGTCGGCCATCTCTACATCCTCGACTATCACCTGCAGTCGAAGAACGTAAAGAAGCCGATCATCGTCCAGTTTCTCACCGGCATCCTCGGCGGCATTCCCTCGGAGGTCGATCATCTCGTCCATCTGCGGCAGACCTCGGAACGGCTATTCGGCCGCGATTGCATCCTGTTCACGCACGGCACCGGCACGCGCAACATGCGCGCGGCGGCGACCGGCGCGCTGATGGGCACGCATGTGCGGGTCGGGCAGGAGGACAATCTGTTCGACAGACCGGGCGTGCTCTTCAAGTCGAACGCCGCGCAGGTGGAGAAGGTCTCGCGCATTCTCAATGACCTTAACTGCAAGATCGCGACGCCGGCCTCGGCGCGCAAGATCCTCGGTCTCGGCGAGAGGGTAGCGCTGTCGTGA
- a CDS encoding carboxymuconolactone decarboxylase family protein — MATPARIPLPEPDTMTPEQRKVLEAVLNGRRGALIGPLRAALHNPALADRWQQLGEILRFKTVFPPALNELAVLVTARRWNSELEWVIHAKAARDAGLPEPIIAAIRDRQSPVFADEACREVYDYVRSLQNDGTVSDDCYDAIVKRWGAVGVVELTALTGYYVMVSLTLNAHRIPLPEGHKPELYPTGPSDPTLTPIPVSAGR, encoded by the coding sequence TTGGCGACACCGGCGCGCATTCCTCTACCCGAACCCGACACGATGACGCCGGAGCAGAGGAAGGTCCTCGAGGCGGTGCTGAACGGGCGTCGCGGCGCGCTGATCGGGCCGCTGCGCGCGGCCTTGCACAACCCCGCGCTGGCCGATCGCTGGCAGCAGCTCGGCGAAATCCTGCGCTTCAAGACGGTGTTTCCACCGGCGCTCAACGAATTGGCGGTGCTGGTGACGGCGCGGCGCTGGAATTCCGAGCTCGAGTGGGTGATCCACGCAAAGGCGGCGCGCGATGCCGGGCTGCCCGAGCCGATCATTGCCGCGATCCGCGATCGCCAGTCGCCGGTGTTCGCCGATGAGGCCTGTCGCGAGGTCTACGACTACGTGCGTTCGCTGCAGAACGACGGCACGGTGTCGGACGACTGCTACGACGCCATCGTCAAGCGCTGGGGCGCCGTCGGCGTCGTCGAGCTCACCGCGCTGACCGGCTACTACGTCATGGTGTCGCTGACCCTGAACGCGCACCGCATTCCGCTGCCGGAAGGCCACAAGCCCGAACTCTATCCGACCGGCCCGAGCGATCCGACGCTGACGCCGATCCCGGTCTCGGCCGGCCGCTAA